Proteins co-encoded in one Xyrauchen texanus isolate HMW12.3.18 chromosome 19, RBS_HiC_50CHRs, whole genome shotgun sequence genomic window:
- the LOC127659976 gene encoding CCR4-NOT transcription complex subunit 6-like isoform X1, with protein MPKEKYDLSDTRRMYTIMSIEEANSGKKSNWDALEITGNVRSLSSTLWSLTHLTALHISDNCLSRIPPDIAKLHNLVFLDLSSNKIRSLPVELGNMVSLRDLLLNNNQLRVLPFELGKLFQLQTLGLKGNPLPQEIMCLYQEPDGTRRLLNYLLDNLAGAIKRIPTEQPPSRNWIMLEKPDRTRPTAHLTVMCYNVLCDKYATRQLYGYCPSWALNWSYRKNAIMQEILSCNADIVSLQEVETEQYYNYFLVELNKQGYDGFFSPKSRARTMSESDRKHVDGCAIFYKTEKFSMVQKHTVEFNQLAMANSEGSEAMLNRVMTKDNIGVAVLLELKEELMEVSSGKSLYGMEKQLLLVANAHMHWDPEYSDVKLVQTMMFLSEVKNIIDKASRSLKISAVSGETSSIPLVLCADLNSLPDSGVVEYLSTGGVDCTHKDFKELRYIDSLTNFNCNGKNSTSNGRITHGFKLKSVYENGLMPYTNYTFDFKGVIDYIFCSKPQLNVLGVLGPLDTDWLLENHISGCPHPHIPSDHFSLFAQLELVLPYPPSLNGVHLPGHR; from the exons GTAATGTCCGCAGTCTTAGCTCAACTCTTTGGTCTCTTACCCACCTAACTGCTCTGCACATCAGTGACAACTGTCTTTCACGCATCCCACCTGACATTGCCAAGCTGCACAACCTTGTGTTCTTGGATCTATCATCCAATAAAATTAGGAGCCTGCCAGTAGAGCTTGGCAACATGGTGTCTCTCAG GGACCTGCTTTTAAATAACAACCAGTTGAGGGTTCTGCCTTTTGAATTGGGGAAACTGTTTCAGTTACAAACACTGGGGTTAAAAG GCAATCCACTTCCTCAAGAAATTATGTGCCTCTACCAGGAGCCAGATGGCACTCGCCGACTGCTGAACTACCTTTTGGACAATCTTGCTGGTGCTATCAAGCGCA TCCCAACAGAGCAACCTCCATCCAGGAACTGGATTATGCTGGAGAAGCCTGATAGGACAAGACCAACAG CCCATTTAACAGTGATGTGCTACAATGTGCTGTGTGATAAGTATGCCACACGGCAGCTCTACGGCTACTGCCCATCCTGGGCCCTTAACTGGAGCTACAGGAAAAACGCTATTATGCAGGAGATCCTCAGCTGCAATGCAGACATTGTCAGCTTACAG GAAGTGGAGACAGAACAGTATTACAACTACTTCCTTGTGGAGCTGAATAAACAGGGATATGATGGATTTTTCAGCCCAAAGTCCCGTGCCAGAACCATGTCTGAATCCGACAGGAAACATGTAGATGGATGTGCAATATTCTACAAGACTGAAAA GTTTAGCATGGTGCAGAAACACACAGTGGAGTTTAACCAGCTGGCTATGGCCAATTCAGAGGGCTCGGAGGCTATGTTAAATCGGGTCATGACCAAGGACAACATCGGGGTGGCTGTGTTGCTGGAGCTAAAGGAGGAGTTAATGGAGGTGTCAT CAGGTAAGTCTCTTTATGGTATGGAGAAACAGCTCCTACTAGTGGCGAATGCTCACATGCACTGGGACCCAGAGTACTCTGATGTGAAGTTGGTGCAGACTATGATGTTCCTGTCAGAAGTGAAGAATATCATAGACAAGGCTTCTCGCAGTCTGAAGATCTCTGCTGTGTCAGGAGAAACCAGTTCCATTCCTCTGGTGCTGTGTGCCGATCTCAACTCACTTCCTGACTCTG GTGTAGTGGAGTACCTGAGCACAGGTGGGGTGGACTGTACACATAAAGACTTCAAGGAGCTGCGCTACATTGACAGCCTGACTAACTTCAACTGCAATGGCAAGAACAGCACATCTAATGGACGGATCACGCATGGTTTTAAGCTGAAGAGTGTCTATGAGAATGGGCTCATGCCCTACACCAATTACACTTTTGACTTCAAG GGTGTCATTGACTACATCTTCTGTTCTAAGCCACAACTGAACGTGCTGGGCGTGTTGGGTCCCTTGGATACAGACTGGCTCCTGGAGAACCATATCAGTGGTTGCCCACACCCCCACATCCCCTCCGATCACTTCTCCCTGTTTGCACAGCTGGAGTTGGTCCTGCCTTATCCTCCCTCTCTCAATGGAGTTCACTTACCTGGACACAGGTAG
- the LOC127659976 gene encoding CCR4-NOT transcription complex subunit 6-like isoform X2, which translates to MPKEKYDLSDTRRMYTIMSIEEANSGKKSNWDALEITGNVRSLSSTLWSLTHLTALHISDNCLSRIPPDIAKLHNLVFLDLSSNKIRSLPVELGNMVSLRDLLLNNNQLRVLPFELGKLFQLQTLGLKGNPLPQEIMCLYQEPDGTRRLLNYLLDNLAGAIKRIPTEQPPSRNWIMLEKPDRTRPTAHLTVMCYNVLCDKYATRQLYGYCPSWALNWSYRKNAIMQEILSCNADIVSLQEVETEQYYNYFLVELNKQGYDGFFSPKSRARTMSESDRKHVDGCAIFYKTEKFSMVQKHTVEFNQLAMANSEGSEAMLNRVMTKDNIGVAVLLELKEELMEVSCKSLYGMEKQLLLVANAHMHWDPEYSDVKLVQTMMFLSEVKNIIDKASRSLKISAVSGETSSIPLVLCADLNSLPDSGVVEYLSTGGVDCTHKDFKELRYIDSLTNFNCNGKNSTSNGRITHGFKLKSVYENGLMPYTNYTFDFKGVIDYIFCSKPQLNVLGVLGPLDTDWLLENHISGCPHPHIPSDHFSLFAQLELVLPYPPSLNGVHLPGHR; encoded by the exons GTAATGTCCGCAGTCTTAGCTCAACTCTTTGGTCTCTTACCCACCTAACTGCTCTGCACATCAGTGACAACTGTCTTTCACGCATCCCACCTGACATTGCCAAGCTGCACAACCTTGTGTTCTTGGATCTATCATCCAATAAAATTAGGAGCCTGCCAGTAGAGCTTGGCAACATGGTGTCTCTCAG GGACCTGCTTTTAAATAACAACCAGTTGAGGGTTCTGCCTTTTGAATTGGGGAAACTGTTTCAGTTACAAACACTGGGGTTAAAAG GCAATCCACTTCCTCAAGAAATTATGTGCCTCTACCAGGAGCCAGATGGCACTCGCCGACTGCTGAACTACCTTTTGGACAATCTTGCTGGTGCTATCAAGCGCA TCCCAACAGAGCAACCTCCATCCAGGAACTGGATTATGCTGGAGAAGCCTGATAGGACAAGACCAACAG CCCATTTAACAGTGATGTGCTACAATGTGCTGTGTGATAAGTATGCCACACGGCAGCTCTACGGCTACTGCCCATCCTGGGCCCTTAACTGGAGCTACAGGAAAAACGCTATTATGCAGGAGATCCTCAGCTGCAATGCAGACATTGTCAGCTTACAG GAAGTGGAGACAGAACAGTATTACAACTACTTCCTTGTGGAGCTGAATAAACAGGGATATGATGGATTTTTCAGCCCAAAGTCCCGTGCCAGAACCATGTCTGAATCCGACAGGAAACATGTAGATGGATGTGCAATATTCTACAAGACTGAAAA GTTTAGCATGGTGCAGAAACACACAGTGGAGTTTAACCAGCTGGCTATGGCCAATTCAGAGGGCTCGGAGGCTATGTTAAATCGGGTCATGACCAAGGACAACATCGGGGTGGCTGTGTTGCTGGAGCTAAAGGAGGAGTTAATGGAGGTGTCAT GTAAGTCTCTTTATGGTATGGAGAAACAGCTCCTACTAGTGGCGAATGCTCACATGCACTGGGACCCAGAGTACTCTGATGTGAAGTTGGTGCAGACTATGATGTTCCTGTCAGAAGTGAAGAATATCATAGACAAGGCTTCTCGCAGTCTGAAGATCTCTGCTGTGTCAGGAGAAACCAGTTCCATTCCTCTGGTGCTGTGTGCCGATCTCAACTCACTTCCTGACTCTG GTGTAGTGGAGTACCTGAGCACAGGTGGGGTGGACTGTACACATAAAGACTTCAAGGAGCTGCGCTACATTGACAGCCTGACTAACTTCAACTGCAATGGCAAGAACAGCACATCTAATGGACGGATCACGCATGGTTTTAAGCTGAAGAGTGTCTATGAGAATGGGCTCATGCCCTACACCAATTACACTTTTGACTTCAAG GGTGTCATTGACTACATCTTCTGTTCTAAGCCACAACTGAACGTGCTGGGCGTGTTGGGTCCCTTGGATACAGACTGGCTCCTGGAGAACCATATCAGTGGTTGCCCACACCCCCACATCCCCTCCGATCACTTCTCCCTGTTTGCACAGCTGGAGTTGGTCCTGCCTTATCCTCCCTCTCTCAATGGAGTTCACTTACCTGGACACAGGTAG